The nucleotide sequence TGTAAGACCCTATTTCACTTCACAAAGCTAAGTGTTGTCATAAACAACAATGCAGGCAATGTGACATTGAGAAGAAAAAAGAATAGTTAGCAAGAAGAGTTACATTGAAAGGAAGCACCTTGAACAAGATCTAAAGAAATGAAGACTTGAGCTTTCATTATCAAGCACATGACGTTACTGATGCATTTAATTCAGTTAGGGTGTGTTCCTTTATGCTCAaacaaagtcaacatgaaacAAACAATGACACTGTTTACTTTCTTAATACGTATTTCTGGTCATATTGTgcacaattcatctgtgcatgttaaTCCAAAGAAGAAGAAACAAGTTTGTAATCTGTCATCAAAAGTAAAACATGTACAAATGAATTACATTTTCGATTGATGTCAAGaataatgttgattttatttttttaatgcaatgccTACCTACGTTTTGTAATCAATTTTGAATCATATATGAATTCCCTTTCTCATTAAACACCATTTAACCTTCCTTTCTTGTTTGGGTCAAATCTGactgatttacaacttaaaacgctcataaatattgtgttttacatctgattgcctcaaggccttatgatatccttcACAgcacttgaacatataaaagttaTGATCATGTCTTTCATTCAACTGAGTTTTACTcagttacacctgtggtgttcccggtcaaaagtgaccactGTAGGAAAAGAATGGTTATCCAGACTATATTCaaccatcagacagaaaacatccccattcACACCACCCCAACTCGCTCACTCCCTCACACATTTCAGACTGGACAATGTCTTTTGAGTGTACATATCTCTTTCCGGCTCTTATGTGCCGATACtccagcctgatcttatgagAAAAGGTAACTACTTTAAGTTtcgtcaatttagtggctaattcgtacaagctCAGGAAATGTACAAAAAGGAAAATGGACGTAGGAAAATCTTAGGAAAATGTCcgatttaaaaaggaggcgtggcagcAAACCCCGCCTCTAATTCCAACTGTCATTGGggtatgagcaaatcatactaaattttgcggatgagattgtatgaattcatacgaattagccactaagtcagAAACTTACAATttgccatgagatagcattgGATCCTCCAATGTGAAGCAACTACCTGATGAAACAATATATCATGTCTTCACACAGACTAGACAGGTGTCTTTTATGTGAacctatctgtgtgtgtgtttgtgtgtgcgtattccttttttctttctttctttcttgctttcttctttctttctttcagccaATCTCTGCTCAGCCTATATCTGGGTCTAGgcggaacacttttagcttagcttagcatccattattttattggattagaccattagtattTTCACTACAAAATGACCAAGTTgtaactagtgctagttctgtgtctaTACCCTCTATTCTGTGTCTATACCCTCCAATAGTTccattcactattccctacattagtacACTAATATAATCCAATTGAAGGACAAATTGGAAGTATACCGTTTTGTTTTTGCTTGCTGTTTTctatttctttggtcagaccctgtgatagttatttaagCGAGCTGTCTATTGGTATTCAAACAAATTATttagatttctgtcatctattgttccttttgtaatacattttcagtgcctatttgtattttcactgcagttattttacatctaagcctataaattcatgttaaacactaatTTGAGagattgttcacagctaaagaatgttgaataaaaatttggtggtgAAATTGATTTTTTTGTGCTAATTTAAGAGCAGATAAAAATACTGGGAATACTAAAGTAAGAGGCAtgatgtgaacacgacaggagggttaacaTAGAAATGCTCAgatttttaagatctgatttcaaAACACAGATGTTAAAATATTCTTATTGCATCATCAAAGGAAACATTCTAttaaacaaatgaagagttcagatgcaaaaggccatctgaaatgttctcctaaaatgagcatttttctcagcctcctatgtttatgttcagttatttcactttaaatgcaatgaaaaaaacacattaatcaCTATAAAAACTACATTTCTGAGCCTACACATGGtagtcagaaaaaagaaaatattttagtagaaaatattaaatagcatttagagttttttgcgtctaaacacattaaatattgaatGAATGGTTAAAATGTACTtcacactaaataaaaaagttcacaGAAAGGATCACTGTTAAAATCTATTTTTAGAGCCTTTCATTTTAGTGTGAAGGTAAAATGATTTGCATGCACGTTTCATGATGATGTGATGTAAATGTTAAGGCTGCGGTAATGACATGAGACAGCTGATGCCCAAGTGTTTGCGTGGATGAGTTAGGAGGGTGGGTACATTCTCTGCCTCCAAGCTTTAATGGTAACTTGATGCCCAGTATTTGATCTGGTTTTAACAATCTATTTTGAAAAGATGACAAAACGTTTTACAATTCCTAAGTCAGATTACTGCTAAGACCCTCAGACTTTGTACCCAGAGGCCaaactctatctctctctctctctctctctctctctctctctctctctctctctctctctctctctctctctctctctcgatttATGTCATTCTTTCTCTCAAACTCAGCTATATTTCCCCCCCAACCAGATTTTGATTACACCCCTAAAGCACATTCTGGCACATTCAGTTAAAAATTGTGAAATCAGCACCATTCTAACCTTCAACAGACACTTCCAATGTATATGTTTCACAGCTTTAATGGAGACTTATACATGTGTTTAATGGTGATGCCGAAATGTCTGTTGTCAATACGTCAATGAAAAACATCTTGACTTGATAAGAGAACACCCTTGAGACAAACAGTTCAGATGCTTTCAAAGGCCCATACGTGTTAAACAAAAGTGAAAACAATTTACAATTAAAGACTTTTTCCCTCAAAACGCTCATTACTGTAACACATCTGgacgttttatttaattttatttttaatatctgcCATTATGTTTTATAATTGCCATTATTGTGTAATatagctatttttatttataaaaattcagGTATTCTGGTGAAATATGCTTCTCTagttataaatgttataaatacaaAGTCACACTTTGTAATAAGCGAAAACGTCACATTTCTATATCTTCGACAAGTTCCTGACAGATTTCAGAGAGATGTCCTGTCAGTGACTCATTATTCAGACACTGCAATCGCACTCAACCTCAGGTTGACTCACACTTGGCTGTCTCTACTCCAGTGATAGTTTTATAACATATAACCTGCCTCATGCTCtgcaaactatattatattaaccaCAGACACTGAGATGGCAGCCTTTCCGCAAGCAGAATTCGACCAAAATACGTTTAACACTGCAGATATTTTACATGCAGCTAGGTGCTGAACCACCAGAGGCCAGTGTGAAGGGACCACAGCCACAGGCAATGTACTGCATATATATCTTACTTTTCTGCACCTCACAGCTTCAAGCTCAGTCCTATTCCTCACAGATGCTGTTTGCTCGGCCAGTGCAGAAGTACTTGATTGTTGATTTAAAACAGGTGTCATAAGCTGACAAAATGTGTTTAGCAGGTCCTGCATGCTGCAAATAACAGTTCTGCTGAACAACAACAGTCAAGGCTTGCAGAGGCAGACATGCTTATCAAGCAGTCTGATTTTACCagatcatatcatatcatacttTTATTAAGACAACTAGACAGATGCATGTGTGAAATGACAGCAGGAAATTTTGGCAATATGACTGCATTATTTATAGATACCCATTCTAGGGCAATGCTAAATAGGATGTGAAAAATTTGAGCCATCTAAAAGAGTATGACCCGGCATCTGGAGAGCTACAATAACTTAAAAACTTAATGCATCTGGATTTATTTATGTTCTCACTCGTGTGTGTGATGCTGAATGTgaaattaatagtttattgaaGAATGAGTTAATATTAACTAGTTGGTCGAGAAGTAAATCTGACTGTTAGTTAAATTAAACGATTAAATTAGGATATATgtgattatttaataatttattttactttttttgcgTTTTATCACAATTAGACActcaaaaattttgttttttgagcaattttttttttttttacttgttcaaactacttgattaaaatgagataaaacaacacaattcttaagatttcattgggacaacttaattgttttatgttcaatccacataaatttgttaaaagtgttaaattaacataatcgatttgtgttgggacaacatgaatgaattgtgtgcaaccctgcatttttacagtgttattaaAAGCTGCCCGAGATTACAAACGAAAAGGATACATTAAAAAACAGCAGCAACTAATATGCAATGAAGATATGATATACTGTACGCTAATTaccaaataaaaattattaagcaATCCAAGGAACTTGGGTATGTTTTGATTAATGTGCGTTTGAAAGTCGGCCAAAGCTTAAACTGTCCCCAGTGAAAGTGCGTAAACAAAGAAGggcaaataaacaaactaaaattctGACTTAGATATTTAGAGTAAGATTGTCGGTTTCATCACCTTTCATATTTTAACACAAAACTGAACATAGTCAGTCACATATCATTCAAATTCAACCTCTAGGTCCCTCTTGAACTTTCTAAGATCTTGTTGGACAACATGCAGATCTCTCTTTCTCTTCGTGCTCGCACCATTGACTCTTGTAAATGGCTTTGTAAGTATGACTAGATAGGCTATTATCACTTTCTGAACAATAAAAGTTGCCGCTCACCTCCTCTAATATCTGATCTAATCGACTCCACAGGACGGGCTCCACCTGTTCCAGGGAGATCCAACTGGAGATACGGGGATCTCTGTCCTTTTCCAAACTCAGCACTCTGGACTGCAGATCTGACGTCCTCAGGTAGAGCAACACACAAACTCCAAACGAGATTAAACACGCACAGAAAGCACACACGTCCTTCCAGTTCGTCAAAAGGCGCTTTTGACAGGGATGCTGACCGCAGGTCCTCTCCCAACCGGACTGAGGTGATACTCGCGACTTCATGTCCTCCATGTTTGGGAAGCGTATATTTAGGCAGGTTAACGTTTATCCACTTCTTTATCAGTCTGACGGGATTCTTGATCACTGATAAAGTTTTCCTTTCAAGTAAATTAACCGTTTTTCACGTGAAAATGTCACTCTTCAAAACGACCTCAGCAGAGGCATGCTGCTCGATCAAGTGCATGGAGATATTAGTTAGTGAGGTCCGGCTCTAGTGGGAGTCTGTGTGCTTCGGTCGTGCCATTTGACGGGTTTGTCAGACTGCTGCGCGCTCGTGAGTCTCTCTCAGAATGAAATCCGACACACACTACACGGCTCTGCAGTGCTCACCACGGGACCCTTTGCTTCTCTGTCGCACACAAGCCCCTCCTTTCGGTTTATTTAGGCTAAACGGTAGGGCGGGATTCACGGAGGAGCTGACCCCGGCTTTGATCCGGCTGTTGAGAACGATATTTTTAGGTGAGCTTACTGAATCAATGCATGAACTGGACGTAAGACAATCACACAACCATAAAAAACTGATATCTCTGTATATCTACATCCAGAGTGTTAATAAGGAAGATTTTCAACAACAGACCTTTATTTAGCTAGCAAATCCTTACATTGTGAGAGCTAATATGCATCAACACCTGAACAAAACTTTTGGTATGGAGCTGGACAGAATTCAGTGTCTATGAACTCTCACTTTGTGAATTCACACTCAAGAATGTAGGGAACATTAAGTctttatttgtcatttgtcaTCAATGCCAATTGTCTGTTACAGTCTGTCTTTGTACTGTAGTATGTGGGCTTATATCCACCTAAACTTTAAGATTTTTGGCTGTGTCTTAATTGGCACAAGTCTAGTGTAACA is from Danio aesculapii chromosome 13, fDanAes4.1, whole genome shotgun sequence and encodes:
- the LOC130239329 gene encoding collagen alpha-1(XXIII) chain-like — translated: MEDMKSRVSPQSGWERTCGQHPCQKRLLTNWKDVCAFCACLISFGVCVLLYLRTSDLQSRVLSLEKDRDPRISSWISLEQVEPVLWSRLDQILEEKLAARLPKIRSARDAPHSCVCPPGPPGLRGKKGRDGFPVIQS